The following are encoded together in the Peromyscus leucopus breed LL Stock chromosome 1, UCI_PerLeu_2.1, whole genome shotgun sequence genome:
- the Sdr42e2 gene encoding putative short-chain dehydrogenase/reductase family 42E member 2 yields MKTNPAGSSLETCRAAGQGEKGCPVCQACGGASGLGSASGSGSGLGPGPGAVLGSGLGPGAIPGPGPGPGAVPGSGPGPSAVSVTGLVPGASSGPAATQGPALGAGPLPGPGAGSGPRPGTESVPVLVPQRGAGSIPQPGAGILPQPGAGSVPQLGNESVPSPGAAPLPGLGPGPGTRRGSGAGSYPSESVTPPEPALQQKTQAKPTQAPRQKVLVTGGGGYLGFSLGSSLAKRGISVILLDLRRPQWPLPSGTEFIQADVRDEEALYQAFQGVDCVFHVASYGMSGAEKLQKQQIESINVGGTRLVINVCVRRRVPRLVYTSTVNVTFGGKPIEQGDEDSVPYFPLDKHMDHYSRTKAIADQLTLMANGTPLLGGGTLRTCVLRPPGIYGPEEQRHLPRVASHIKKRLFMFRFGDRRTRMNWVHVQNLVQAHMLAAEALTMAKGYVASGQAYYINDGDSVNLFEWMAPLFEKLGYSQPWIWVPTSCVYLTAALMEYLHLALRPLCTVPPLLTRSEVLSVAVTHTFQIAKARAQLGYAPDKFSFADAVERYVQTTTQQPRGFTTLTLLRLLLLLLGLLGLLGLTLHFLGLQPLQTAVQRL; encoded by the exons ATGAAGACCAACCCTGCGGGCTCCTCCCTAGAAACCTGTCGAGCTGCAGGCCAGGGCGAGAAGGGCTGCCCTGTCTGCCAGGCCTGTGGAGGGGCCTCAGGCCTGGGGTCTGcttcagggtcagggtcaggccTTGGGCCAGGGCCTGGGGCTGTTCTAGGGTCTGGGCTTGGGCCTGGGGCTATTCCAGGACCGGGACCTGGTCCTGGCGCTGTTCCAGGTTCTGGCCCAGGACCTAGTGCTGTTTCTGTGACTGGGCTAGTACCTGGTGCTTCTTCAGGGCCTGCTGCTACTCAGGGACCCGCGCTAGGAGCAGGACCATTACCTGGACCAGGAGCTGGGTCTGGACCCAGGCCAGGAACTGAGTCAGTACCTGTGTTAGTACCCCAGCGAGGAGCTGGGTCCATACCTCAGCCAGGAGCTGGGATATTACCTCAGCCAGGAGCTGGGTCAGTACCTCAGCTAGGAAACGAGTCAGTACCTAGTCCAGGAGCTGCACCGTTACCTGGGCTGGGCCCAGGGCCTGGGACCAGACGAGGCTCTGGGGCTGGTTCTTACCCCAGTGAATCAGTGACGCCCCCAGAACCAGCGCTACAGCAGAAGACACAGGCCAAACCCACACAGGCCCCCCGACAGAAGGTTCTGGTGACCGGAGGAGGAGGCTACCTGGGCTTCAGCCTGGGTTCCAGCCTGGCCAAGAGAGGCATTTCTGTCATCTTGCTGGACCTCCGCAGACCCCAGTGGCCACTACCCTCAGGAACGGAGTTTATCCAG GCTGATGTCCGAGATGAAGAAGCCCTGTACCAAGCCTTCCAGGGGGTGGACTGTGTCTTTCACGTGGCCTCCTACGGCATGTCTGGGGCTGAGAAG CTACAGAAACAGCAGATTGAGTCTATAAATGTCGGAGGCACCAGACTAGTGATTAATG TCTGCGTCCGTCGGCGGGTTCCAAGGCTCGTGTACACCAGCACAGTCAACGTGACATTTGGTGGAAAGCCCATAGAGCAAGGCGATGAGGACTCTGTCCCATACTTCCCCCTGGACAAG CACATGGACCACTACTCTCGAACCAAAGCCATTGCTGACCAGTTGACTCTCATGGCCAATGGGACACCTCTCCTAG GAGGAGGCACCCTCCGCACCTGTGTGCTCCGTCCCCCAGGGATCTATGGCCCTGAAGAACAGAGACACCTGCCCCGGGTGGCG AGCCACATCAAGAAGAGACTGTTCATGTTCCGGTTTGGGGATCGCAGGACGCGCATGAACTGGGTCCATGTGCAGAATCtggtgcaggcacacatgctggCGGCTGAGGCCCTCACCATGGCTAAGGGATACGTGGCT AGTGGACAGGCGTACTACATCAATGATGGAGACAGCGTCAACCTCTTTGAGTGGATGGCCCCACTG TTTGAGAAGCTGGGGTACAGTCAGCCCTGGATCTGGGTACCAACTTCCTGTGTTTATCTGACAG CTGCACTGATGGAGTACCTGCACCTGGCACTGAGGCCCCTCTGCACCGTCCCCCCACTACTCACCCGCAGTGAG GTGCTCAGCGTGGCCGTGACGCACACCTTCCAGATTGCCAAGGCCCGCGCTCAGCTTGGCTACGCGCCGGACAAGTTCAGCTTCGCCGACGCAGTGGAGCGATATGTGCAGACCACGACCCAGCAGCCCCGTGGCTTCACCACGCTGACGCTCCTGCggctcctgctcctgcttctgGGGCTGCTCGGCCTGCTGGGCCTGACCCTGCACTTCCTAGGGCTGCAGCCTTTGCAGACCGCAGTGCAACGCCTGTGA